DNA from Leptolyngbya sp. FACHB-261:
GCATCCTGACCCACTCGTGCCCAAATCCCAACCGGCAAGTCAAGCTGAGCTAACGCTATTGCAGTGTTTGCCGCACAACCACCTACTACCAAGCTAATTGTTTCGACCGCAGTCGAAGATCCTGGCAGAGGCAATTGCGGCAGGGGGCGAATCAGGATGTCCATCACCACGCCGCCAAGACAAATGATTGGCAGGGGAGTTGGGCGGTTATCCTGAATCATGAGGTTTCCTTCACTGCTCAGCCACTAAGTCTTGTCATTATCGACTGCAACCGTTGCCCACAACTAACTGTCCGTCCGGCTCGAGCTCGTGATCTGCCGGAGTTGGCGGATTTGCTTACTGAAAGCTTTCATCCCCCCGATGGGTGGATGATGAAGCTGGCCTACCCTTTATTACGCTTGGGTATCTATGAGGACCTGCGCAGCCGACTACGCCGTAACCAACGGGACCATGTTTGCCTAGTAGCAACCTGTCCTCAAGAAAGCAATCGGGAGGAGATCCTCCTAGGCACCGTTGAGCTGGCCTTGGGAACCCAGTCTCGAGAGGAACGTTCCCATCCTTACCCCTACCTGTCCAACCTAGCGGTTCGCCCACAGTGGCGACGTCAGGGCGTGGCCCAGCAGCTGCTAGTCGCCTGCGAACAGATTGCTCAATCGGCAGGCCAGCACAGTCTCTATCTTCATGTGCTGGAGAACAACTACTCAGCTCGGAAACTATACAGTCGAATCGGCTACCGATTACAAACCCTCGACCAGCACTGGAGCTTTTGGGTGTTAGGCCGTCCTCGGCGAATGCTTCTATGTAGAACTTTCGACCTCACCACTGCCCAAAGTTAGTAATTCAAGTCATGGGTAAGACAGAGGAAATTTTTTGATATTTAATCTATATTCCTAAGTAGCTCATAAAATCCTTCAGATTCATTTAAGCTTCACTGCTTCTTCAAGCAGTCTGCAACTTAGCTTCATACAACCTTTAAAGTAAAACTTCTATGGCATTAGCAAAGAGCACAAAGATTCGGATTTAGCAATTAGGATTCAGAAACCTCCAACGTCTGAAGTCCTTGACCCACAGTGCTTTCAGAGAGGTGCTGTGTCATTTAGCGCCTAAAAATAAAGTTAAAAAGCAAAGTCCTGAGTTTTTACGGTTGCCTAAAATTCTATTGGTCTGGCAACCTCAAGAGAGCAGGGAGCAGTGTATGGTAGTAGCAGTAGTAAAAACAGAGCAGCAATTTAAAAAGTGCAGTTGTCTGCACAATTGCTAAACTGGACTACCTTGCTCTACCCCGGTTCCAGTTTTGTCCCCGAATGAAAGTGGATGCGGCATGGATAGCAGCAACCATTCTGGTCAGATTGTTCGCCTTACCAGCCACGAGGTACTCAGAACCCTCAGCAGTGGCAAGTTCCTGTCGGTGGATAGCCGCCGCAAGAATGGTCTGATCATTTGTAAGCAGTACCACGCCGAATTCGCGGGACCTGGAGCTGCTGTTGGTGGCTTCTTCGACGCGGACTGTCATGAGGTTATTCCAGTCGGGGACCTGAACTTGGTCGCGCCCGAAACCTATGAGGAGCGTCAGAAGGCATACAAAATCCGTATTCAATGGATGCGTCTGACTCACCAGGCCACCACAAATGATCTGCCCCTCCAACGCGCCCGTACCATCCTGTCTCAGTTTGAGGCTTATTTTGACGCAATTACAGTGGCGCAGCTGCCCGATGATATTTTGGCTCGACTAGTCGGTGTGTTGCCGCAAACCATTCGTCAAGCCCGCCCTAGGCAGAGTGAAAACTACGTTAGCTTGATAAGCACAACCACTGCGCCTAGTCAGCAGCAGACACAAGTGGCTGCCTCAGCCTAAAGGACCTGTCGTAGACGAGCAAGGGTGCGTTGGTTCTCCTCGGCTGTGCCAACGGTAATTCGCAAACCACCACAAGTCTGACGAACTAGGGTGCCCTGTTGCTGCAAGCCTTGGTGCAATTCAGCGGCTGAACGGCTGCCAAGAGTTTTTATAAATAGGAAATTGGCAGCACTGGGCCAGACTCTCAGGTCTGAATGGGTGAGTAGGACCTGATAGAGCTGCTCCCGTTCTTGTCGCAGTGACTTAACTTCCGCTAAGAGTTCCTTGCGGTGGGTTAGAGCAAGACATGCTGCAGCCTGAGAGACACTGGGCAAGTTGTAAGGCAGACGAATTTTTTCTAAAGCCAATGCAAGTTCAGGCTGGGCAATGGCATAACCCAAGCGGTGTGCTGCCAGTCGGAATGCTTTGGAGAAGGTGCGCAGAATCATCCAATTGGAACGGCTCAGCTCAGCCACTGTTGTCTGACCACTGAACTCGTAATAGGCTTCATCCACGACCACTAGAATTTCTGGCGGCAAAGCCTTGGCCCAAGTCAGTTCAGCCTCGGTCAGTGCGTTCCCGGTAGGCGAGTTGGGGTGAACCAGAAACACCACGCGAATTTCTGGGTGTTGGGCCAGTGCTGACTGAGCGGCAGCGATATCAATTTCAAAGTTTTCATGCCGCGGCACACTGACGACTGGAATGCCCAGGCTGCGAGCCAAGATTGCGTACATCGAGAAGGTCGGCTCGGCAACCAGAATACTGCCTGCGTGATTGAGGCAAGTGGCAATGAGGATAGAGCGGATTAGCTCGTCGGAGCCGTTGCCGACGGAAATCTGCTCTGGTGTAACTACTGCGTCGGCAGACTCACTGACGTAGCGAGCAATTTCCTGACGTAGCCCGACATAACTAGCATCGGGGTAGCGATTGGACTGGATCTGCTGCGCTGAAAGGAACGCCAGTTTTTCCTTCAGCGCCTCCGGTAAGTCCAAGGGAAATTCGTTGGTATCGAGCTTGTCGAACTCCGCCGCGTGGCTCTCGTGCCCTTCCGAGGAATAGGCAACCAGCTCAGACAGATCGCTCCGCAGGAAAGGCAACATGACAAGTCTAGAAGAGTTCAGACTGCAATCCTACAACACCAAGGGATAAAGACTAAAGCTTGCGAACTGGCTCTGAGCCACGGGCTTAGTTCAGTTTCTCATCAGGTCAGCAAGTTGAACTTAGTCCTTCAAATTCTGTGATGGCTTCTCGCCAGACTTGATAGCACTTAATCACTGTTCTGACAGCTCATCGTACAGTTCAGAAGATTGTCACAATTCCTGTGCAATGCCCACTAACGGGTTTGAGGCTAGGCACACTAACGCTAACACCTTGTTGCCTTGGTCACGTTGCTATCTAATGTGTATGGTGTTGTTTTAGTGCTTACTGCGACTTTGCAAATTCCTCATTCCTTTTTGAACCTCTACCGCAATCTGCACTGTCTCATTGAGTAGCCGAGCATACTCACTAGCCTGTTCACTAATTTGCAAGGCTCTCAAAGCTACTATATCAACAGAAAATGAGCCAGGATTGAAGTCCTGATTGTTTCTTAAAATTCTTTCTGTCTTTAAGGCTCGAGTCAAATCTTTTTTTGTAATTCTAAGAGCCTCAATAACCTTCTGTCTGTCATCGAGTCTTACATGGTTTCCAGCCTCTTCTAACTGATCAATAACATCTATGTCAGCAATGATCTTGTTATACCTACCGACTTCGTCGAGAAGAATTTTGAAAGATTTTGAGGTCTTTTTCCACTGCGCTTTCATTCTATTGTAGCTCTTGCTCGATTGATTACGCTCCTCCCAATACCGCACAGTATCACCCGAAAAACTTTGAAGGTCCATCCAGTAATTCTTCCAAGGATCGCTTGTTTGAAAGCTCCTCCAAGCAAAACAAGCAAATACACTACTTATGGGAGGGAGAACGAATGCAAGGCCTAAGTAAAAAGCAAATGTAACTAACCCGAGAATAACGCCAATAAATACACCGAGTAAAACGACAAAAACATTAATAATGGAAATAAAAACAGCAAGACAATATGGCTCTCGAGACAGACTGGAGTATGCCAGTATTTCTAAGCCAGTTAGATCTACCACCTCAGTCCTGCTAACAACTAAACTCTGTAAGTCGTAGCGCAATGTTTTATCTCCTTGTAATCATCCAACGTATTGACTGTCTGGATTGCCAGGGCGCCAAGCCTTGATATCTAGCATCTAGCACCACAATTTCTAAGGCAGAGACGTTCTTAAGTATTCCGCAGATGCAAGCAAATCTAACTTCACAGTCTATGCTTGCGTTACAGGGGCCATCCTAGGGAAACCGTTGAGACGAAATTCAGGGGAAGAGGATTCTAGAATGC
Protein-coding regions in this window:
- a CDS encoding GNAT family N-acetyltransferase, yielding MLTESFHPPDGWMMKLAYPLLRLGIYEDLRSRLRRNQRDHVCLVATCPQESNREEILLGTVELALGTQSREERSHPYPYLSNLAVRPQWRRQGVAQQLLVACEQIAQSAGQHSLYLHVLENNYSARKLYSRIGYRLQTLDQHWSFWVLGRPRRMLLCRTFDLTTAQS
- a CDS encoding histidinol-phosphate transaminase — protein: MLPFLRSDLSELVAYSSEGHESHAAEFDKLDTNEFPLDLPEALKEKLAFLSAQQIQSNRYPDASYVGLRQEIARYVSESADAVVTPEQISVGNGSDELIRSILIATCLNHAGSILVAEPTFSMYAILARSLGIPVVSVPRHENFEIDIAAAQSALAQHPEIRVVFLVHPNSPTGNALTEAELTWAKALPPEILVVVDEAYYEFSGQTTVAELSRSNWMILRTFSKAFRLAAHRLGYAIAQPELALALEKIRLPYNLPSVSQAAACLALTHRKELLAEVKSLRQEREQLYQVLLTHSDLRVWPSAANFLFIKTLGSRSAAELHQGLQQQGTLVRQTCGGLRITVGTAEENQRTLARLRQVL